The Solanum pennellii chromosome 11, SPENNV200 genome contains a region encoding:
- the LOC107004554 gene encoding multiple myeloma tumor-associated protein 2 homolog — translation MYHPTRGGVRGGRDQFSWDDVKVDKHRENYIGHSIKAAVGRWQKGKDLHWYTRDKKSQDKDMEAAKEEIRRIKEEEEQSMREALGLAPKRATRPQGTRLDKHELSELVKRGSTAEDLGAGHSEAARVDGLGFSKLPKPWEEPSSPSAFPSNPINEPVEKINASLPVAPLQNEEESEDERSQKKKRREEKRREKDERRDKRHLHDTNDRRKHSRDSDDRRKRSRDSDDKRKHTRDSDDRKKHKKDKEKRRRRHDSDSD, via the exons ATGTATCATCCTACTAGAGGCGGCGTTCGTGGCGGCCGAGATC AATTTAGCTGGGATGATGTGAAGGTTGATAAACATCGAGAAAATTATATTGGCCATAGTATAAAAGCAGCAGTTGGGAGATGGCAGAAAG GGAAAGATCTTCATTGGTACACCCGTGATAAGAAATCCCAGGATAAGGATATGGAGGCAGCAAAAGAAGAAATACGTAGGATTAAAGAAGAGGAGGAGCAGTCAATGAGGGAGGCTCTGGGCTTAGCTCCTAAGCGTGCCACACGTCCTCAAGGTACTCGGCTAGACAAACATGAGTTGTCTGAACTTGTGAAGAGAGGTTCAACTGCAGAAGACTTGGGAGCAGGGCATTCTGAAGCTGCTCGGGTGGACGGTCTTGGTTTCTCAAA ATTGCCCAAACCTTGGGAAGAACCAAGTTCACCATCAGCTTTTCCATCTAATCCGATCAATGAGCCTGTAGAAAAGATTAATGCAAGTCTCCCTGTTGCACCCCTACAGAATGAAGAagagtctgaggatgaaaggagCCAAAAGAAGAAGAGACGAGAAGAGAAGAGACGGGAAAAGGATGAGAGGAGAGATAAGCGACATTTGCATGATACAAATGATAGGAGGAAGCATTCCCGCGATTCAGATGACAGGAGGAAACGTTCCCGTGATTCTGACGATAAGAGGAAGCACACCCGCGATTCAGATGACAGGAAGAAACACAAGAAAGAcaaggagaagagaagaagaagacatgATTCTGATTCAGATTAA
- the LOC107004556 gene encoding uncharacterized protein At2g38710: MVSANREMAVYCFDTLVSHYNKEQPPPPAFDEGEHPLFVTWKKVVNGGEPRLRGCIGTLEARCIVNGFKDYALTSALRDRRFPPIQAKELPTLQCTVSILTNYETAANYLDWEVGKHGIIIEFTDPNYNTRRNATYLPEVAAHEGWTVIEAIDSLIRKAGYNGPITESLRKQIHLTRYQSTLFTMQYSEYVDHVKETRGLDPTINGVKA; this comes from the exons ATGGTGTCTGCAAATAGGGAGATGGCTGTTTACTGTTTTGATACATTGGTGTCTCACTACAACAAGGAACAACCTCCTCCTCCTGCTTTTGATGAGGGTGAACA CCCACTGTTTGTGACTTGGAAGAAAGTGGTGAATGGTGGGGAGCCTCGTTTGCGCGGATGCATTGGCACTCTGGAAGCTCGCTGCATTGTTAATGGTTTCAAGGATTATGCTCTGACAAG TGCTCTCAGGGACCGTCGTTTTCCTCCGATACAGGCTAAAGAGTTACCTACTTTACAGTGTACAGTTTCAATTCTCACTAATTATGAGACTGCAGCTAACTACCTTGATTGGGAG GTAGGGAAGCATGGGataattattgaatttactGACCCTAACTATAACACAAGAAGAAACGCCACGTACCTACCTGAGGTGGCCGCTCATGAAG GGTGGACCGTTATAGAAGCAATTGACTCGCTGATACGCAAAGCAGGTTACAATGGACCTATAACTGAATCATTGAGGAAGCAAATCCATCTAACTCGATACCAGAGTACATTATTTACTATGCAGTACAGTGAATATGTGGATCATGTTAAGGAAACCCGAGGTCTCGATCCAACTATTAACGGTGTGAAAGCTTGA